In one window of Buchnera aphidicola (Schlechtendalia chinensis) DNA:
- the serC gene encoding 3-phosphoserine/phosphohydroxythreonine transaminase: MDKNKDVVYNFSAGPSMLPKEVLKKVQMELCNWKNSGKSIIEVSHRSQDFELVLEELEYNFRFLLNIPKNYKIIFCHGGARGQFSAIPLNLLGNYTNADYINSGHWSYAAAVESRKYCTPNIINIKNKCNKKILIFSMNDWKINSKSAYLHYCPNETIEGIAIHEEPNFENTVIVGDFSSTLLSRVIDVRKYGVIYASFQKNIGPSGTTVIIIREDLLHRSKSICPSILNYSKLLQSNSMFNTPTTFSIYVSNLVLKWIKKKGGLKEIEKKNQEKANLIYEMIDNTDFYVNNIIENNRSFMNVTFSISNHSLNHLFLKESYSFGLHCLKGHSIVGGFRASIYNSMPKKGIIKLIKFMKIFKKKYKKFNKT, encoded by the coding sequence ATGGATAAAAATAAAGACGTAGTTTACAATTTTAGTGCAGGCCCGTCTATGTTACCAAAAGAAGTTTTGAAAAAAGTACAAATGGAATTATGTAATTGGAAAAATTCTGGAAAATCTATAATAGAAGTTAGTCATAGAAGTCAAGATTTCGAACTAGTTTTAGAAGAATTAGAATACAATTTTCGATTTTTATTAAATATTCCTAAAAATTATAAAATAATTTTTTGCCATGGTGGGGCAAGAGGACAATTTTCTGCTATACCTTTAAATTTGCTGGGTAATTATACAAATGCAGACTATATTAATAGTGGGCATTGGTCATATGCTGCTGCTGTAGAAAGTAGAAAATATTGTACTCCTAATATCATTAATATAAAAAACAAATGTAATAAAAAAATTCTTATATTTTCAATGAACGATTGGAAAATTAACTCTAAAAGTGCATATCTTCATTATTGTCCTAATGAGACTATCGAAGGAATAGCAATTCATGAAGAACCGAACTTTGAAAATACTGTTATAGTGGGAGACTTTTCATCAACATTGCTTTCTCGTGTTATAGACGTTAGAAAATATGGCGTTATTTATGCTAGTTTTCAAAAAAATATAGGTCCTTCTGGAACAACTGTAATTATTATACGAGAGGATTTATTGCACCGATCTAAAAGTATATGTCCTTCTATTTTAAATTATTCAAAATTATTGCAAAGTAATTCAATGTTTAACACACCTACTACATTTTCTATATATGTATCTAACTTAGTTTTGAAATGGATAAAGAAAAAAGGTGGATTAAAAGAAATTGAAAAAAAAAATCAAGAAAAGGCGAATTTGATATATGAAATGATAGATAATACTGATTTTTACGTTAATAATATAATAGAAAATAATCGTTCTTTTATGAATGTCACTTTTTCTATATCAAATCATAGTCTTAATCATCTATTTTTAAAAGAATCTTACAGTTTTGGATTACATTGTTTAAAAGGACATAGCATTGTTGGCGGATTTCGTGCTTCAATTTATAATTCTATGCCAAAAAAAGGTATAATAAAATTAATAAAATTTATGAAAATTTTTAAAAAAAAATATAAAAAATTTAATAAGACTTAA
- a CDS encoding aquaporin yields MKNLRKKYMLLVECISEFLGTGLITFINTSYTASFQLTDEFVDSWKISIILGVSTCIAIYISLIVSEAHLNPIVTLSFFLFFNFNYKKVVPYITFQILGVFFSSVTVYELYYNLLKNFESQNRILRGSLESLRSASIFSFFPNKDISVIQIFSIEFIISFIFMSIIIFLNNNKSLFFFKITFSPILIGVIVCIINIIVSPLTSFTLNPANDIGSRIFAYLFGWGKIAFTGGLNIYYFIAPILGTMFGSVTSVYFYKYIKTIL; encoded by the coding sequence ATGAAAAATTTAAGGAAGAAATACATGTTATTAGTAGAATGTATTTCTGAATTTCTTGGTACAGGATTAATAACATTTATTAATACTAGTTATACGGCATCGTTTCAATTAACAGATGAATTTGTTGATTCTTGGAAAATTAGTATTATACTAGGAGTAAGCACATGCATAGCTATTTACATCAGTTTAATCGTATCTGAAGCACATCTAAATCCAATTGTTACCTTATCATTTTTTTTGTTTTTTAATTTTAATTACAAAAAGGTAGTACCATATATTACGTTTCAAATATTAGGTGTTTTTTTTTCTTCAGTAACAGTATATGAGCTATATTATAATTTGTTAAAAAATTTTGAAAGCCAAAATAGAATTTTAAGAGGAAGTTTAGAAAGTTTGCGTTCAGCTTCTATCTTTTCTTTTTTTCCAAATAAGGATATTAGTGTAATACAAATTTTTTCAATAGAATTTATAATTTCTTTTATTTTTATGTCTATAATTATTTTTTTAAATAACAATAAATCTTTATTTTTTTTTAAAATTACTTTTTCTCCTATATTAATAGGAGTAATAGTATGCATAATAAATATTATTGTTTCTCCATTAACTTCATTTACATTAAATCCTGCGAATGACATTGGATCCCGAATTTTTGCATATTTATTTGGTTGGGGTAAAATAGCATTTACAGGTGGATTAAATATCTATTATTTTATTGCACCTATTTTAGGAACGATGTTTGGATCTGTAACTTCTGTATATTTTTACAAATATATAAAAACTATATTATAA
- the pfkA gene encoding 6-phosphofructokinase, with amino-acid sequence MIKKIGVLTSGGDSPGMNAAIRGVVRTALSKNLEVFGIYDGYLGLYEDKMINLDRYSVSDIINKGGTFLGSSRFPGFLQENMRLKAIKNMKKRNIDVLVVIGGDGSYVGAKKLTEMGFPCISIPGTIDNDVAGTDYTIGYFTALETVVEAIDRLRDTSSSHQRISIVEVMGRNCGDLTLAAAIAGGCEFIVLPEIEYIREDLIKEIKAGIKKGKKHAIVAITEYICDVEKLAKYIQHETKRETRATILGHIQRGGAPGVFDRILASRMGEYAVELLLKGYQGRCIGIKNEKIVHHDISDALENMKRPFKFDWLITAKKLY; translated from the coding sequence ATGATTAAAAAGATCGGAGTCTTAACTAGTGGAGGAGACTCTCCAGGAATGAATGCAGCAATTCGAGGAGTAGTAAGAACTGCATTAAGCAAAAATTTAGAAGTTTTCGGGATATATGATGGATATCTTGGATTATATGAAGATAAAATGATTAATTTAGACCGATATAGCGTTTCTGATATAATTAATAAAGGTGGTACTTTTCTTGGATCTTCTCGTTTCCCTGGATTTTTACAAGAGAATATGAGATTAAAAGCTATCAAAAATATGAAAAAACGTAATATAGACGTTTTAGTAGTAATTGGAGGTGACGGATCGTATGTAGGTGCAAAAAAGTTAACAGAGATGGGATTTCCATGTATTAGTATACCAGGTACCATAGATAATGATGTAGCAGGTACTGATTATACTATAGGATACTTTACAGCGCTAGAAACAGTAGTAGAAGCAATTGATAGATTAAGAGATACATCTTCATCTCATCAAAGAATTTCTATAGTAGAAGTTATGGGGAGAAATTGTGGAGATTTAACCTTGGCCGCAGCTATAGCAGGAGGTTGCGAATTTATAGTATTACCAGAAATCGAATATATAAGAGAAGATTTAATAAAAGAAATAAAAGCCGGAATTAAAAAAGGAAAAAAACACGCAATAGTTGCTATTACTGAATACATTTGTGACGTTGAAAAATTAGCGAAATATATTCAACATGAAACGAAGAGGGAAACAAGAGCTACGATTTTAGGACATATACAAAGAGGTGGAGCACCAGGAGTTTTTGATAGGATTCTAGCTTCTAGAATGGGAGAGTATGCAGTAGAACTATTGCTGAAAGGATATCAAGGACGATGTATTGGCATTAAAAATGAAAAAATAGTACATCACGATATTTCCGATGCTCTTGAAAACATGAAAAGACCATTCAAATTTGATTGGTTAATCACTGCAAAAAAATTGTATTAA
- the sucB gene encoding dihydrolipoyllysine-residue succinyltransferase, translating into MNIVNILVPNLPESVTEATIISWYKKPGDILKENDVLVDLETDKIVLEIPSLFDGILKSIIENKGKRVISGQTIGTLIKTDSKNDTLINNLNKEINLKRETKTSFFKNHFSPSVRRLVLAHNLKNAHIQGTGVKGRVTCDDVKKHITQKNEKSISDTTYNFKNEKVKEDKYSSRSIERIKMTALRKKISEKLLKTKNNLASLTTFNEVNMESILNLRKKYGELFKKKYQVKLGLMSFCIRAVVEALKQFPKINAKIEGDDIIYYKYFDINIAISTPRGLIAPILKNVDLMSMSDIEKEIQMLALKGKNATLTIDHFKSGNFTITNGGIFGSLFSTPLINYPQSAILGIHAIKERPMVVDGSIKVLPMMYIALTYDHRLIDGQESVGFVLRIKELLEDFNRIILNI; encoded by the coding sequence ATGAACATAGTTAACATTCTTGTTCCTAACCTTCCAGAATCAGTTACTGAAGCTACGATTATATCTTGGTATAAGAAACCTGGTGATATTTTAAAAGAAAACGATGTATTAGTAGATCTTGAAACTGATAAAATAGTATTAGAAATACCATCACTATTTGATGGGATATTAAAAAGTATTATTGAAAATAAAGGTAAACGAGTTATTTCAGGACAAACTATAGGAACTTTAATTAAAACAGATTCTAAAAACGATACATTAATTAACAATTTAAATAAAGAAATAAATTTAAAACGAGAAACAAAAACATCTTTTTTTAAAAATCATTTTAGTCCGTCTGTCAGACGGTTAGTACTAGCGCATAATTTAAAGAATGCTCATATTCAAGGAACTGGAGTAAAAGGTCGTGTTACGTGTGATGATGTAAAAAAACATATAACACAAAAAAATGAAAAGTCTATTTCAGATACAACGTACAATTTCAAAAATGAGAAAGTAAAAGAAGACAAATATTCTAGTCGTAGTATTGAACGTATAAAAATGACTGCATTAAGGAAAAAAATTTCGGAAAAATTGTTAAAAACAAAAAATAATTTAGCTTCACTTACTACTTTTAATGAAGTTAATATGGAATCTATTTTAAACTTGAGAAAAAAATATGGAGAATTATTCAAGAAAAAATATCAGGTTAAGTTGGGTTTAATGTCTTTTTGTATAAGAGCAGTAGTAGAAGCGTTAAAACAATTTCCTAAAATTAATGCTAAAATTGAGGGAGATGATATTATTTATTATAAATACTTTGATATTAATATTGCTATATCAACGCCTAGAGGATTAATAGCACCGATATTAAAAAATGTAGATTTAATGAGTATGTCAGATATTGAAAAAGAAATTCAAATGTTAGCATTAAAAGGGAAAAATGCTACATTAACCATCGATCACTTTAAAAGTGGAAACTTTACCATTACTAATGGCGGAATTTTTGGATCATTATTTTCTACTCCATTAATTAATTATCCTCAATCAGCTATTTTAGGAATACATGCTATTAAAGAAAGACCAATGGTAGTTGATGGTAGTATAAAAGTACTTCCTATGATGTATATAGCACTTACGTATGATCATCGATTAATAGACGGACAAGAATCGGTAGGATTTGTATTAAGAATAAAAGAGTTATTAGAAGACTTTAACAGAATTATACTCAACATATAA
- the tpiA gene encoding triose-phosphate isomerase, whose protein sequence is MKNKIITANWKSNGDTNSLHNLLIPIIDFIKKKESMLKLIVVPPFVYLNQVHNIIINTNIMLGAQNVDIHSNGAFTGEISVDMLKDVHVCYVIIGHSERKIYHKESDLLISKKIQIVQNAKLIPIFCIGETEQDYKNGITNQICQKQIDSVFNVIGEKAFNNMIIAYEPVWAIGSGRTPSIDFIQDTCGHITDYILNIQNVKKKSFFIQYGGSVNESNIEKLSKVIEIDGFLIGSASLFISRFLKILTKYS, encoded by the coding sequence ATGAAAAACAAAATTATTACAGCTAATTGGAAATCTAATGGAGATACAAATTCATTACATAATTTATTGATACCTATAATTGATTTTATAAAAAAAAAAGAAAGTATGTTAAAACTAATTGTTGTTCCTCCGTTTGTATATTTAAATCAAGTTCATAACATAATTATAAATACTAACATCATGTTAGGAGCCCAAAACGTTGATATACATTCTAATGGGGCATTTACTGGAGAAATTTCAGTAGATATGTTGAAAGATGTTCACGTTTGTTATGTTATTATTGGACATTCGGAAAGAAAAATATATCATAAAGAAAGTGATTTATTAATTTCAAAAAAAATTCAAATAGTTCAAAATGCTAAATTAATCCCAATATTTTGTATTGGAGAAACTGAACAAGATTATAAAAACGGTATAACAAATCAAATATGCCAAAAACAAATAGATTCTGTTTTTAATGTCATTGGAGAAAAAGCATTTAATAATATGATTATAGCTTATGAACCTGTTTGGGCTATTGGTTCTGGAAGAACTCCATCAATTGATTTTATACAAGATACTTGTGGTCATATAACAGATTATATTTTAAACATTCAAAATGTAAAAAAGAAATCATTTTTTATTCAATATGGCGGTTCCGTAAATGAAAGTAACATTGAAAAATTATCAAAAGTTATTGAAATAGATGGTTTTTTAATAGGTTCTGCGTCACTGTTCATTTCTCGATTTTTAAAAATATTAACTAAGTATTCTTAA
- the gpmA gene encoding 2,3-diphosphoglycerate-dependent phosphoglycerate mutase: MKIYKLILMRHGESKWNKLNKFTGWKDIDLSETGISEAKECAKLLKSKEFNFNYAYTSVLKRSIHTMWTIIKHLNQSWIPIKKSWHLNERHYGSLQGLNKDDVIKEYGNEQVQKWRRGFDVALPQITLSEKKTLALDPKYSHINIDDIPLSESLKNTSERVIPFWKTHIYPNLKAKKNIIIVAHGNSLRALIKHLSNMNDADIMKLDIATGIPMVYEFNNYFEPIKYYYL; the protein is encoded by the coding sequence ATGAAAATATACAAATTAATTTTGATGCGACATGGCGAAAGTAAATGGAACAAATTAAATAAATTTACTGGATGGAAAGATATAGATCTATCTGAAACAGGAATTTCTGAAGCAAAAGAATGTGCTAAACTTTTAAAATCTAAAGAATTTAATTTTAATTATGCATATACTTCAGTATTAAAAAGATCTATTCATACTATGTGGACTATAATTAAACATTTGAATCAATCATGGATTCCAATAAAAAAATCTTGGCATTTAAATGAACGCCATTACGGTTCTTTACAAGGATTAAATAAAGATGATGTGATAAAAGAATATGGTAATGAGCAAGTTCAAAAATGGAGAAGAGGGTTCGACGTTGCTCTTCCTCAAATTACCTTATCAGAAAAAAAAACGTTAGCATTAGATCCAAAATATTCTCATATCAACATTGATGATATTCCTTTATCCGAAAGTTTAAAAAATACTTCTGAAAGAGTTATTCCATTTTGGAAAACTCACATTTATCCAAATTTAAAAGCAAAAAAAAATATTATTATAGTAGCACATGGAAATTCTCTTCGTGCACTAATTAAGCATTTAAGCAACATGAATGATGCGGATATTATGAAATTAGATATTGCTACTGGAATTCCGATGGTATATGAATTTAATAATTATTTTGAACCTATAAAATATTACTATTTATAA
- the cmk gene encoding (d)CMP kinase, producing the protein MNVPVITIDGPSGSGKSELCKQLSKKLNWNFLQSGLLYRILALHVLKNQHCIKKNINILLKSLNFFEIINKNISNKENSNSNILNVINKEEIGNFASKLASFSYVRKYLLIKQKMFRQFPGLVADGRDMGTIVFPDACMKFFLQASLKVRTKRRLLDLQNTTKINFDQLLIIMKERDYRDINRSISPLFPSKDSIIIDSTYMNMSQVLDICIKHITTLKNVTIFNI; encoded by the coding sequence ATGAATGTTCCTGTGATTACTATTGATGGTCCTAGTGGATCTGGAAAAAGTGAATTATGTAAACAACTTTCTAAAAAATTAAATTGGAACTTTTTACAGTCTGGATTGTTATACAGAATTTTAGCGTTACATGTATTGAAGAATCAACATTGCATTAAAAAAAATATAAATATATTATTAAAATCTTTAAATTTTTTTGAAATCATTAATAAAAATATTTCAAACAAAGAAAATTCCAATTCTAATATTCTAAACGTTATTAATAAAGAAGAAATAGGAAATTTCGCTTCTAAATTAGCAAGTTTTTCATACGTCAGGAAATATCTTTTAATTAAGCAAAAAATGTTTCGTCAATTTCCAGGTTTAGTAGCTGATGGAAGAGATATGGGAACTATAGTTTTTCCTGATGCATGTATGAAATTTTTTTTACAAGCTAGTTTAAAAGTTAGAACGAAACGACGTTTATTAGATTTACAAAATACAACAAAGATTAATTTTGATCAATTACTTATTATTATGAAAGAACGAGATTATCGTGATATTAATAGATCAATATCACCTTTGTTTCCTTCAAAAGATTCTATTATAATAGATTCAACTTATATGAATATGTCACAAGTTCTTGATATATGTATTAAACATATAACGACGTTAAAGAACGTTACAATTTTTAATATTTAA
- the rpsA gene encoding 30S ribosomal protein S1: MTESFAQLFQESLKTIETKPGSIIKGIVIAINKDTVLVDAGLKSESTISIEQFKNTKGNLEVKIGDKVDVALDAIEDGFGETILSREKAKRYEAWLTLERAYKDSKTVIGTINGKVKGGFTVELENIRAFLPGSLVDIRPVRDTNFLEGKELEFKVIKLDQKRNNVVVSRRAVIESEHSIERNLLLENLQEGITSEGIVKNLTDYGAFVDLGGVDGLLHITDMAWKRVKHPSEVVNIGDKIKVKILKFDREKIRVSLGLKQLGDDPWTNISKKYLEGKKLTGKVTNLTDYGCFVEIEEGVEGLVHVSEMDWTNKNVHPSKIVHVNSIIEVIVLDIDEEKRRISLGLKQCTTNPWKKFSEENVQGTCVQGKIKSITDFGIFIGLHGGIDGLVHLSDISWNLSGEEAVKTYKKGDEISAMVLQVDSERERISLGIKQLTNDPFDQYVSNYKKDDIVSGIVDKIDNKVITVQLSKLIKGYIKISELSTSYNNNFSNLSNFVIGKQIDVKFSNIDRKNKIINLSIVVLENLEDKDKIDDQNANKSNENFSNAMTEAFKAAKNLDLT, from the coding sequence ATGACTGAATCGTTTGCACAATTGTTTCAAGAATCTCTAAAAACAATAGAAACCAAACCAGGATCAATCATTAAAGGTATTGTCATTGCTATAAACAAAGACACTGTATTAGTAGATGCTGGATTAAAATCTGAATCTACTATTTCTATAGAACAATTTAAAAATACTAAAGGTAATTTAGAAGTTAAGATAGGAGATAAAGTTGATGTTGCTTTAGATGCTATTGAAGATGGTTTTGGTGAAACCATTTTATCTCGTGAAAAAGCAAAACGTTATGAAGCATGGTTAACGTTAGAAAGAGCTTATAAAGATTCTAAAACAGTTATTGGAACGATAAATGGAAAAGTAAAAGGAGGATTCACTGTAGAATTAGAAAATATTCGAGCTTTTTTACCTGGCTCCTTGGTAGATATTCGCCCTGTTAGAGATACAAACTTTTTAGAAGGCAAAGAACTAGAATTTAAAGTTATTAAATTAGATCAAAAAAGAAATAATGTTGTTGTATCTCGTCGAGCTGTTATTGAATCAGAACATAGTATAGAACGCAATTTACTTCTTGAAAATTTACAAGAAGGTATAACATCAGAAGGTATAGTAAAGAACTTGACTGATTACGGAGCTTTTGTAGATTTAGGTGGAGTAGATGGACTACTTCACATCACTGATATGGCTTGGAAAAGAGTTAAACATCCAAGTGAAGTTGTTAATATTGGTGATAAAATAAAAGTAAAAATATTGAAATTTGATCGAGAAAAAATAAGAGTATCTTTAGGACTAAAACAATTAGGCGACGATCCATGGACAAATATTTCTAAAAAATATTTAGAAGGTAAAAAGTTAACTGGAAAAGTTACTAACTTAACTGATTATGGATGTTTTGTAGAAATTGAAGAAGGTGTAGAAGGATTAGTTCATGTCTCAGAAATGGATTGGACTAATAAAAATGTTCATCCATCTAAAATAGTTCATGTCAATTCTATTATTGAAGTTATAGTACTGGACATTGATGAGGAGAAGAGACGTATTTCTTTAGGACTAAAGCAGTGCACAACAAATCCGTGGAAAAAATTTTCAGAGGAAAATGTTCAAGGAACTTGTGTACAAGGAAAAATAAAGTCTATTACTGATTTCGGAATATTCATTGGATTACATGGTGGCATTGACGGATTGGTTCATTTATCTGACATATCTTGGAACTTATCAGGAGAAGAAGCAGTTAAAACATATAAGAAAGGAGATGAAATTTCAGCTATGGTTTTGCAAGTTGATTCTGAAAGAGAAAGAATATCTCTAGGAATTAAACAGTTAACGAATGATCCTTTTGATCAATACGTTTCTAATTATAAAAAGGATGATATAGTTTCTGGAATTGTTGATAAAATAGACAATAAAGTAATTACTGTCCAGTTGTCTAAGCTAATTAAAGGATATATTAAAATTTCTGAACTATCTACTTCTTATAATAATAATTTTTCAAACTTATCCAACTTTGTTATAGGAAAACAAATAGACGTAAAATTTAGTAATATAGATCGAAAAAATAAAATTATTAATTTATCAATTGTTGTATTAGAAAATTTAGAAGATAAAGATAAGATTGATGATCAAAATGCTAATAAAAGTAATGAAAACTTTTCTAATGCTATGACTGAAGCTTTTAAAGCTGCTAAAAATTTAGATTTGACATAG
- the aroA gene encoding 3-phosphoshikimate 1-carboxyvinyltransferase: MESILTLNPISLINGIIHLPGSKSISNRILLLSAMSQGTTCLKNFLLSDDTQHMINALKIFGINFVLSENNTFCKVEGKSEPLYVNKRISLFLGNSGTSMRFLAAILSLSNNDVLLTGDKRMKERPIEHLVNALRKGGANIQYSEKEGCPPIYVKGGFLGGNITINGSISSQFLTALLIASPLAILDSKIIIKGKLVSKPYIDMTLQLISQFGIDIVNDSYNCFYVQGRQKYKSPGNYLIEGDASSASYFLAAAAIKGGTVCVTGIDSNSIQGDYKFSEVLKNMGAFITTGKNFVCCRRGDLHGIDMDLNDIPDAAMTIAIVALFSTGDTVIRNIYNWRVKETDRLSAMSVELRKVGAIVEEGNDYIHISPPKKFLHANINTYNDHRMAMCFSLIALSNSKVTLLNPSCVNKTFPNYFKKLKHVSF; the protein is encoded by the coding sequence ATGGAATCTATTTTAACATTGAACCCAATTTCACTTATCAACGGAATCATACATTTACCAGGTTCAAAAAGTATTTCTAATCGAATATTGCTATTATCTGCTATGTCACAAGGAACAACATGTTTAAAAAATTTTTTATTAAGTGATGATACTCAACATATGATAAATGCATTAAAAATTTTTGGAATAAATTTCGTTTTATCAGAAAATAATACTTTTTGTAAAGTTGAAGGAAAATCTGAACCACTATACGTAAATAAAAGAATTTCTCTATTTTTAGGAAATTCAGGAACTTCTATGAGATTTTTAGCAGCAATTTTATCATTAAGTAATAATGATGTATTATTAACGGGTGATAAAAGAATGAAGGAAAGGCCAATAGAGCATTTAGTTAACGCTTTACGAAAAGGAGGTGCGAACATTCAATATTCTGAAAAAGAAGGTTGTCCTCCTATTTATGTAAAAGGAGGATTTCTTGGAGGAAATATAACAATTAATGGATCAATTTCCAGTCAATTTTTGACAGCTTTGTTGATTGCATCACCACTTGCTATCTTAGATTCTAAAATTATAATAAAAGGGAAATTAGTATCAAAACCTTACATAGATATGACTCTTCAGTTAATTAGTCAGTTTGGAATTGATATAGTAAATGATTCTTATAATTGTTTTTATGTTCAAGGACGTCAAAAATATAAATCTCCAGGAAATTATCTAATAGAGGGAGATGCTTCTTCTGCTTCTTATTTCCTTGCTGCAGCTGCTATTAAAGGAGGAACAGTGTGCGTCACTGGAATTGATTCAAATAGTATTCAAGGAGATTATAAATTTTCGGAAGTACTTAAAAATATGGGTGCGTTTATTACTACAGGAAAAAATTTTGTTTGTTGTAGAAGAGGAGATTTACATGGAATCGATATGGATTTAAATGATATTCCCGATGCTGCTATGACAATTGCTATAGTTGCCTTATTTTCTACAGGAGATACTGTTATTAGAAATATTTATAATTGGAGAGTAAAAGAAACAGATAGATTGTCAGCAATGTCTGTTGAATTAAGAAAAGTAGGAGCTATTGTAGAAGAAGGTAATGATTATATTCATATTTCTCCGCCAAAAAAGTTTTTACATGCTAATATTAATACTTATAATGATCATAGAATGGCTATGTGTTTTTCTTTAATAGCATTATCTAATTCGAAAGTTACGTTGTTAAATCCTAGTTGTGTGAATAAAACGTTTCCAAATTATTTTAAAAAGTTAAAACATGTTAGTTTTTAA
- the pal gene encoding peptidoglycan-associated lipoprotein Pal has product MKLNKIIKIVILTIPIITAFSCSFQKNKAEKNSYNQNSPTENVQIDSSIPVQSDVSKEKGIVYFDLNKSNINSKFSQILNETVTFLYENPEINVVIEGHADKRGTDKYNIELGKRRANSVKLYLESKGVPSKQISIISYGSTKPVEVGETEDAYSKNRRAVIVY; this is encoded by the coding sequence ATGAAATTAAATAAAATAATAAAAATTGTAATTTTAACTATTCCGATCATAACAGCATTTTCGTGTAGTTTTCAGAAAAATAAAGCAGAAAAAAATTCTTACAATCAAAATAGTCCAACTGAAAATGTTCAAATAGATTCAAGTATTCCTGTACAATCAGATGTATCAAAAGAAAAAGGCATCGTTTATTTTGATTTAAACAAGTCCAATATTAATTCAAAATTTTCTCAAATTTTAAATGAAACTGTAACTTTCTTATATGAAAATCCTGAAATTAACGTGGTTATTGAAGGACATGCAGACAAAAGAGGTACGGATAAATATAATATCGAATTAGGAAAACGACGTGCCAATTCAGTAAAATTATATTTAGAAAGTAAAGGAGTACCTTCTAAACAAATTTCTATAATATCTTATGGTTCTACCAAACCCGTTGAAGTTGGAGAAACAGAAGATGCTTATTCAAAAAATCGAAGAGCAGTCATAGTATATTAA